One window from the genome of Ammospiza nelsoni isolate bAmmNel1 chromosome 16, bAmmNel1.pri, whole genome shotgun sequence encodes:
- the POU4F3 gene encoding POU domain, class 4, transcription factor 3 produces MMAMDAKQPFAVPAALQEPKFPSLHAGSEAMRRVCLPAPQLQGNIFGSFDESLLARAEALAAADLAPHAKGHHLHPHFKPDAAFHAMSGVPCAAAALPHPAALAAHPHPLPHPALDGGDLLEHLSPSLAAAGLAEPPALPAPLPPLPAAAAGPLPVPVGAPGAPAPAADPRELEAFAERFKQRRVRLGVTQADVGAALAALKLPGVGSLSQSTICRFESLTLSHNNMTALRPVLQAWLEGAEAARRARPAGPDPPPGAERKRRRTSIAAPERRSLEAYFALQPRPSAEKIAAIAEKLDLKKNVVRVWFCNQRQKQKRMKYSAVH; encoded by the exons ATGATGGCCATGGACGCCAAGCAGCCCTTCGCCGTGCCCGCCGCCCTCCAGGAGCCCAAGTTCCCCAGCCTGCACGCCGGCAGCGAGGCGATGCGCAGAGTTTGCCTCCCGGCCCCGCAG CTGCAGGGCAATATATTCGGGAGCTTCGATGAGAGCCTGCTGGCCCGCGCCGAGGCGCTGGCGGCCGCGGACCTCGCCCCCCACGCCAAGGGCCACCACCTGCACCCTCACTTCAAGCCGGACGCCGCCTTCCACGCCATGAGCGGCGTCCCctgcgccgccgccgccctcccGCACCCCGCCGCCCTCGCCGCGCACCCGCACCCGCTCCCGCACCCGGCGCTGGACGGCGGCGAcctgctggagcacctctcGCCGTCGCTGGCCGCGGCGGGGCTGGCCGAGCCCCCCGCGCTGCccgcgccgctgccgccgctgcccgccgccgccgcgggacCCCTGCCCGTGCCCGTGGGCGCCCCGGGGGCTCCCGCGCCCGCCGCGGACCCCCGGGAGCTGGAGGCGTTCGCCGAGCGCTTCAAGCAGCGCCGGGTGCGGCTGGGGGTGACCCAGGCCGACGTGGGGGCGGCGCTGGCGGCGCTGAAGCTGCCGGGCGTGGGCTCGCTCAGCCAGAGCACGATCTGCCGCTTCGAGTCGCTGACGCTGTCGCACAACAACATGACGGCGCTGCGGCCGGTGCTCCAGGCCTGGCTGGAGGGCGCCGAGGCCGCCCggcgcgcccgccccgccggccccgaCCCGCCGCCCGGCGCCGAGCGCAAGCGCCGGCGGACCTCGATCGCCGCGCCCGAGCGGCGCTCGCTGGAGGCGTATTTCgcgctgcagccccggccctcGGCCGAGAAGATCGCGGCCATCGCCGAGAAGCTGGACCTCAAGAAGAACGTGGTACGCGTCTGGTTCTGCAACCAGCGCCAGAAGCAGAAGCGCATGAAGTACTCGGCGGTGCACTGA